A stretch of DNA from Chionomys nivalis chromosome 14, mChiNiv1.1, whole genome shotgun sequence:
gactagggtcccaaaaagtcagtacaagcagtagaaacaagtcccagtgcctttatcaatggcttctcagtcagcccccactgtcagagagtctggtttgatcccatgctcattcagacccggtccagctggatttggtgagctcccattagaacaggcacactgtctcagtgggtggaccaaccactcgtggtccagacttccttgctcatcttctccctccttctgctcttcaactggaccttgggatctcagtccattgctctgatgagggtctctgtctctatctccatccgtcgccggacgaagattctatggtgatattcaagataatcatcagtgtgatagtggggcaaggccagttcaggcaccctcagctctgctgcccaaggacctagctggggagatccccgtggacacctggaaacccctctagagccaagtctcttgccaaccctaaaatggctcccttaatgtagatatcttcttcctggctcctatatccgcccttcctccatctccaccctcctaCGCCCccagctctctccagtctttcctttctcctttctctctccccctcccccttccccaaccccacccctacccccatccccatgctcccaacttttgcccagcaatcttgtttgcttccaattttcagAAGGAGCtgtgtatgttttcctttgggttcaccttgttatttggcttctctaggcttacgaactataggcttaatgtcctttgtttatggctagagtccactaatgagtgagtacatactatattcatcttttggagtatgggttatctcactcagggtagtattttctatttccatacatttgcatgcaaaattcaagatgtcattattttttaccgctgagtagtactctaatgtgtatatatattccatactttctttatccattcttccagtaaaggcatctaggttgtttccaggttctggctattacaaataatgctgctatgaagatagttgaacaaatgcttttgtagtatgattgggcatctcttgggtaccaagagtggtattgctggatcctgaagtaggttgattcccaatttcctgagaaaccgccacactgatttccaaagtggttgcacaagtttacattcccaccagcaatggaagagtgtttgtttcccttattccacatctctccagcaaaggctatcattgatgtttatgatcttagccattctgactggtataagatggtgtcatggagttgttttgattgtatttccctaatggctaaggatactgatcatttccttaagtgtcttccagccatttgagagttttctgttgtgaattctctCTTTAGTTCTGGACCAAGCtatttaattggtttatttggaattttgatgtctaatttcttaagttctttctatatttgtgGTCCCTGTTGCATCAATCATCTGACCTGTCAATTACACATGTGATAGCATCTGGGCTGGACAGATTGGCCAAGATGGATCAAAAAAGACAGGAAGCCACGTTCACTAGGGAAGTGGTCTTAAATCCAGGAGGAGTTGTGAGGAAAGgtgaatataaacaaaatgaagtgTGTGAGATTCTCACAGGCATGgttttcaatgaaaaataaattgaaagaagaTGAATCAACCTGGAACTATATCAATGTCAAATATTTTGATCTGAGTTATAACTGTATAGCTATTTATAGATGCTAAATGTCATGAATTATACAATTgccatttatttatacattttgttaattatattttaatatattctcaTTATTTTAGTATCAGATATTAAAGTAGAACAAAAGCAAagatagcattttattttatttatttatttaatttttttttggtttttcgagacagggtttctctgtggttttggagcctgtcctgaaactagctcttgtagaccaggctggtctcgaactcacagagatccgcctgcctctgcctcccgagtgctgggattaaaggcgtgcgccaccaccgcccggcaatgtcCAATATTTTGATCTGAGTTATAACTCATTATTTGTTTATGATTGCTAAAAGTCATAAATTATAACATTGCcatttatttgtacattttattaattatattttaatatattctcaGAATTTTAGTATCAGATATTAAagtagaacaaaaacaaagacttagcatttttaaactttattttctgtgctgAGATGTGATTTagtggtaagagcactggctactcttacaACTGACCAAATTTGAGTTTCCAgcatcacatggtggctcacaatgatctGTTACTCCAGAACCAGGGAATCCAATGCGTTCTGACCTTCATGGTGCAGGGCACATGTGCAGCACACTTACACACTTGAAGGAAAAAACtcatacacagaaatattttttaaaaaaaaataatttactaaaGTCATGCCTCTTTCCAGCATAACATATACTGATTAACTCGACCATATAATAATTTCCCACCTTATAGATTTGGCTCTTACATTTTGTATGATAAGCAAGGATAACCTGTGAAACCTGGGCTTCTGAATGGCAAGGTGGAGCAGAACCCTCTATGACCCATATTGTTTCTACGAAGAGCACAAAGTTGAGTGTTAAGACActgataaatttttctttataatattttaattttatttaaaaaggctaAACATATTCACTTGTCAATTTTTCTACAAGTctaagaaaatagttttaaaaacataaagttgAAAATACACTCAAGAATAACTGCTGATACACAGTTCTGAAAAGGCAGAAAATGCACTTTCTTTTTACAGAAAAGGATAAATCTGTATTAGCAGCAAATTTTATACATAGAAGTAAAGCTGGCTTGAAAAATCCAGATTTGTGTAAGCATAAAAGACATTCCTTTCATTTGTTAGGAAATCCAGAGCAGCCCCGTTCACTTTGGAAGGCTTCTTCCCACCATGGTTATCCACAGTTGGCAGCTCACTCGGGTCCGCATCAGCCTTGGGCTCTCAGCCCAGACTTAGGTCCAACACGACGCCTGAAAGGACGTTTAGGTCCTTTCAGAACTGGCTGAGCTACCATGATCTTGTCAATCTTCTGTTTTTGCTCAGAATCATGGAAGGTCTTCAGCGGGGCCTCCCTCAGCTCTCTGGTCTCAGCAGAATATCTCTGTGCTGGCATGAGACCATTCTCCTGTATACCTGGAATGCTGGCCAGGGATGAGAAGTGGcgctgctgaggaagccaagggcCTGAAGAGGCTCCCAGGTTCCCATATGGAGGCTGGTGCCTGGTGTTAGCTGCTTGGGTGTTACGGCTCCGGGAAAACCAGTCCACATTTGGCAGGGCACTGAGTAGAGGCTGCATGTCTCTAACAAAGCCCTCCTTTCCAAGGAATTCTTCTAGCCGAGGCCCCTTTCTTCCCAGAGGGTCATCGGGAACCATAAATATGTCCCCCACGAACGTGTACTGTAGCGATCTTTTGGCAAAAATTTCTCTCCAGGACACTGACTCATTCACAAACTCTCTGAAGTTATCATTGCTTACAACGACACCCCCAGTCTGGTCTGCTAAGTGTAGTAGGAACCTGTCATCATGAGAAGCAATTCGTTCTCCAAAGGCCCTCCTGGaaggaattaaaaataacaatcgAAGCTCCTGGAGCTGGGTCAAGAAGTGCTGTTCTGTGACATTAGGATTGCGCCTTGTTCTCCACTGAGGCACAAACACAGTGATATTTCTGTGTCCAAGCTTCCAAAAATATTCAACGGCAATTGCTATTCCACGGCAACTAAAAAACTTTTTCAGACCATGGGAAAATGCGACATTACATCCGTCTATAACAATATGTTTCAAATCTTTTCTGCCGGGTTCATTTTTTAATTCCAGCTTGTATGGTTTTTTCAGCATCTCTCTAAATCTCTGAACCCCCGTAACTAGGGATTCAGTTTGATGCCCAGACTTAGGCCCAACATTAGACCTGAAAGAACGTTCACGTTCATTCAGAATTGGCTGAGCTACCATGATCTCATCGATCTTCTGTTTTTGCTCAGAATCAGGGAAGATCTTCAGTGGGGCCTCCCTCAGCTCAGTGGTCTCAGCAGAATATCTCTGTGCTGGCATGAGACCATTCTCCTGTATACCCGGAATGCTGGCCAGGGATGAGAAGTGGcgctgctgaggaagccaagggcCTGAAGAGGCTCCCAGGTTCCCATATGGAAGCTGGTGCCTGGTGTTAGCTGCTTGGGTGTTACGGCTCCGGGAAAACCAGTCCACATTTGGCAGGGCACTGAGTAGAGGCTGCATGTCTCTAACAAAGCCCTCCTTTCCAAGGAATTCTTCTAGCCGAGGCCCCTTTCTTCCCAGAGGGTCATCGGGAACCATAAATATGTCCCCCACGAAAGTGTATTGAAGTAACCTTTTGACAATAATTTCTCTCCAGGACATTGATTCATTCACAAACTCTCTGAAGTTATCATTGCTTACAATGACACCCCCAGTCTGGTCTGCTAAGTGTAGTTGGAACCTGTCATCATGAGAGGCAATTCGTTCTCCAAACACCATCTTGGAAGGAGTTAATGCTAGTATTCCAAGCTCCAGGAGCTGGGTCAAGAAGTGCTGTTCTGTGACATTAGGATTGCGCCTTGTTCTCCACTGAGGCACAAACACAGTGATATTTCTGTGTCCAAGCTTCCAAAAATATTCAACGACAATTGCTATTCCACGGCAACTAAAAAACTTTTTCAGACCATGGGAAAATGCGACATTACACCCATCTATAACAATGTGTTTCAAATCTTCTCTGCCGGGTTCATTTTTTAATTCCAGCTTGTATGGTTTTTTCAGCATCTCTCTAAATCTCTGAACCCCCGTAACTAGGGATTCAGTATGATGTCCAGACTTAGGTCCAACATCATGCCTGAAAGAACATTCACGTTCATTCAGAATTGGCTGAGCTACCATGATCTCATCGATCTTCTGTTTTTGCTCAGAatcagggaagatcttcagcagGGCCTCCCTCAGCTCGCTGGTCTCAGCAGAATATCTCTGTGCTGGCATGAGAAATTTTTTCTCTCTACCCGGAATGCTGGCCAGGTATGAGAAGTGGcgctgctgaggaagccaagggcCTGAAGAGGCTCCCAGGTTCCCACATGGAGGCTGGTGCCTGGTGTAGGCTACATGAGTGTTATGACTCCGGGAAAACCAGTCCACATTTGGCAGGGCACTGAGTAGAGGCTGCATGTCTCTAACAAAGCCGTCCTTTCCAAGGAATTCTTCTAGCCGAGGCCCCTTTCTTCCCAGAGGGTTGTCGGAAACCATAAATATGTCCCCCACGAACCTGTGCTGAAGCAATCTTTTGGAAATAATTTCTCTCCAGGACACTGACTCATTCACAAACTCTCTGAAGTTATCATTGCTTACAATGACACCCCCAGTCTGGTCTGCTAAGTGTAGTAGGAACCTGTCAACATGAGAGGCAATTCGTTCTCCAAACACCATCCTGGAAGGAGTTAATGCTAGTATTCCAAGCTCCTGGAGCTGGGTCAAGAAGTGCTGTTCTGTGACATTAGGATTGCACCTTGTTCTCCACTGAGGCACAAACACAGTGATATTTCTGTGTCCAAGCTTCCAAAAATATTCAACGGCAATTGCTATTCCACGGCAACTAAAAAACTTTTTCAGACCATGGGAAAATGCGACATTACATCCATCTATAACAATATGTTTTAAATCTTCTCTGCCGGGTTCATTTTTTAATTCCAGCTTGTATGGTTTTTTCAGCATCTCTCTAAATCTCTGAACCCCCATAACTAGGGATTCAGTATGATGTCCAGACTTAGGTCCAACATCACGCCTGAAAGAACATTCACGTTCATTCAGAATTGGCTGAGCTACCATGATCTCATCGATCTTCTGTTTTTGCTCAGAatcagggaagatcttcagcagGGCCTCCCTCAGCTCGCTGGTCTCAGCAGAATATCTCTGTGCTGGCATGAGATATTTTTTCTCTCTACCCAGAATGCTAGTCAGGGATGAGAAGTGGcgctgctgaggaagccaagggcCTGAAGAGGCTCCCAGGTTCCCATATGGAGGCTGGTGCCTGGTGGTAGCTGCTTGGGTGTTACGGCTCCGGGAAAACCAGTCCACATTTGGCAGGGCACTGAGTAGAGGCGGCATGTCTCTAACAAAGGCCTCCTTTCCAAGGAGTTCTTCTAGCCGAGGCCCCTTTCTTGCCAGAGGGTCATTGGGAACCATAAATATGTCCCCCACGAAAATGTATTGAAGTAACCTTTTGGCAATAATTTCTTTCCACGACACTGACTCATTCACAAACTCTCTGAAATTATCACTGCTTACAATGACACCCCCAGTCTGGTCTGCTAAATGTAGTATGAACCTGTCAACCTGAGAAGAAATTCGTTCTCCAAAGACCGTCCTGGACAGAGTAAAAGGTGACATTCGAAGCTCCTGGAGCTGGGTCAAGAAGTGCTGTTCTGTGACATCAGGATTGCGCCTTGTTCTCCACTGAGGCACAAACACAGTGATATTTCTGTGTCCAATCTTCCAAAAATATTCAATGGCAATTGCTATTCCACAGCAACTAAACAAGTCACTGCCGTTTGAGGTATATGGTTTAGAGTCTGTAAATGGGAACTGGggaattttttcttcaatattttgctctgtgtgactctgtgtgttcTTGGAAGTGGAATCTCCTGTGAGGTCATTTGTGCTGCCCCCAACACCTGCACTTCTGCTCTGAGCAGCATCTGGACACACAGAGCAAGGGGCACAAGCACTGTGTCCTTGGAGCCTTTGGTTCTCTTTCTCAATTTCCTCCGGGAGCAATAATGGTTGTGTAGAAGGCCCATCCATCTGGATGACGACTTCCTTAACAAACCCTTCAGAATTGCCCATGTTACTAAAGAATTTTACAGCGATGATATACGTCATTTCTTCTGTGCAGACACTCATATTTTGTTAATGTCTGCACCAACTTGACTTCCTGTATCAAATTGAAATGCCTGCACAAGTGAAAAAGAACAGGTAGGTCAACACATTTATCCAGTTCAGCTCATAATTGACCCTTGTCAGTCAATAAAATCAATTGGCCAGAACTAGTATTCAATGTTACTATTGACATGATTGTAGGAGAGAACTGGCAGCACTGATTATACTCAGTGTGTTAtggaaagaacaaaagaacatgATGTTTGCACAGGATGAGATGGGGCAGTCAGTCTGGGAGGTGATGGAGGTCTGATGGCAGGTTGATAAGATGAAATACatcatttatatgtataaaatgacCACAGAAGgaatcaaaaagagaaaagggagaatttTGGAGTCTGGTACATAATGAGCACACTGTTTCTGCAATAGACAGGAAATGCAGtgtcctttagaaaaaaaaagtggtgtgAAAAGCAAAGGCTGGCAAGGCCAGGTAAGTGCATCAGGATTACACAGCTTCCCAGGCTCGTATCTGTGATTCACAAGCACACCGTCCCGCCTCCTTAGACTGTCTCGTCAGTCCCTGCTTAATCCCCACTCTTTCTAGACACCAAATGTAAGCTTTTACCATTTCCCTCCTTCTAATCATGATTACTTTTTAAGATCTATATGTTTCATAAAATACTATACACCCTTCATAATTTAAGCAATAAAAGAAAGACATCTACACACAAGGCAGATGGAAGAGTAGGTACTTTGACATTTGAATCCCACAAATATACATACTTTGAATATAGTACCGTCTTAGTATTCGGCCATGCTGCACTGATAAAATGATGACGtaaagcaacttatggaagaagAGACTTCCTTATGTCAGCTACAGATTAAAGTCTACCATCAagggaagtcaaagcagaaaCTTAACACAGGAGTCTGGAGAAGAAACTGAAATCAGAGAGTGTAGAGCAATGCTGAAGATCCAGAAGGCAAGGAAGCCAGCtcgccattggctcttacctcaacctcagtctgaaatgacgatcctgcctccaagagcCACAGCATGAGACTGTGTATGGAGAACTGTTTTTTCTGgatttatagtcctctctagggctggtaTGAAAGGAGTGTACCACCCTATTTTATGGAAAATAGTGTGGCTACTGCGATTAAAGGTGCGTATGATTGTgttactgggaataaaggtgcgTGTTACCATCATCTGGTCtggaaggctgaccagtgggactgttttcctctcagaagagatagggaaggataCTACATAGTcatcaaaaaaaatatttaccaagacgacatttcagtttttaacatCTATGCCTCAAACACAAGGGAACTCATATTTGTAAGAGAAACACTActgaagcttaaatcacatatttacCCTCACATACTGATCGTAGGAGACATCAATACCCCTCTCTCACCAATAAACAATGATCCAAACATGAATgagtagatagataggtagactGACAGATATAATCgacaacagaaacaagaaaaagcatacagactcatggaaattgaacagctCTCTACTGAATAAAAAATGAGTCAAGACAGAAAACTAAAAAACTGAAGACTTTTTTGAATTGAAAGTAAATGAATAACCAAACTGTGGGAGACAGTAATGGTGGTTCTAAGAGTTTATGAGTTCGTAACACTAATTACCTACATAAAAAAAcctggagagatctcatactacCAACTTGATAAAACAACTGAAACCTCTCTAACAAAATGAGGAAATCACATTACAAAAAGTAAatggcaagaaaaaaatcaaatccaggtctggaatcaacaaaatagaaacaaagaaagcaacgcagccaatgaaacaaagatttggttctttaagaaaatcaaaaggaTAGGCAAAACCTTGTCCAAATTAACTCAAGaggagagaatatccaaattaaaaaaaaaataagaaatgaaaagagatatAATAGACATCAAGAAAATCCAGGGGACTAAATAAAGAGGCCATAGTTTAAAAACCTGTATTCTATctattttgaaaaactaaaagcaagGTGAAGCATGATGAATAAAAACTTAAGGTCAGGaatttggggttcaacctgaagatctaacaagtaaagcagccagccagtcactggctcttacctcgacctcagactgaaatggcgatcctgcctccaggaacctcagCATGAGACTGTGTGTCAGAGCTGTTTCCcctgtcttatattcttctctagtgctgggaataagggCGTGTACTACAGTGATTAAAGGCTTGTCCCACCCGATTTCTATGCTaacaagtgtggctactgggattaaaccTGTGTGTCATTgtgttactgggattaaaggtgtgtgttactataaTCTGGTCTGGAAGGTTGACCAGTGGGACCATTTTACtctcagaagaga
This window harbors:
- the LOC130886992 gene encoding LOW QUALITY PROTEIN: uncharacterized protein LOC130886992 (The sequence of the model RefSeq protein was modified relative to this genomic sequence to represent the inferred CDS: deleted 1 base in 1 codon), whose translation is MTYIIAVKFFSNMGNSEGFVKEVVIQMDGPSTQPLLLPEEIEKENQRLQGHSACAPCSVCPDAAQSRSAGVGGSTNDLTGDSTSKNTQSHTEQNIEEKIPQFPFTDSKPYTSNGSDLFSCCGIAIAIEYFWKIGHRNITVFVPQWRTRRNPDVTEQHFLTQLQELRMSPFTLSRTVFGERISSQVDRFILHLADQTGGVIVSSDNFREFVNESVSWKEIIAKRLLQYIFVGDIFMVPNDPLARKGPRLEELLGKEAFVRDMPPLLSALPNVDWFSRSRNTQAATTRHQPPYGNLGASSGPWLPQQRHFSSLTSILGREKKYLMPAQRYSAETSELREALLKIFPDSEQKQKIDEIMVAQPILNERECSFRRDVGPKSGHHTESLVMGVQRFREMLKKPYKLELKNEPGREDLKHIVIDGCNVAFSHGLKKFFSCRGIAIAVEYFWKLGHRNITVFVPQWRTRCNPNVTEQHFLTQLQELGILALTPSRMVFGERIASHVDRFLLHLADQTGGVIVSNDNFREFVNESVSWREIISKRLLQHRFVGDIFMVSDNPLGRKGPRLEEFLGKDGFVRDMQPLLSALPNVDWFSRSHNTHVAYTRHQPPCGNLGASSGPWLPQQRHFSYLASIPGREKKFLMPAQRYSAETSELREALLKIFPDSEQKQKIDEIMVAQPILNERECSFRHDVGPKSGHHTESLVTGVQRFREMLKKPYKLELKNEPGREDLKHIVIDGCNVAFSHGLKKFQLHLADQTGGVIVSNDNFREFVNESMSWREIIVKRLLQYTFVGDIFMVPDDPLGRKGPRLEEFLGKEGFVRDMQPLLSALPNVDWFSRSRNTQAANTRHQLPYGNLGASSGPWLPQQRHFSSLASIPGIQENGLMPAQRYSAETTELREAPLKIFPDSEQKQKIDEIMVAQPILNERERSFRSNVGPKSGHQTESLVTGVQRFREMLKKPYKLELKNEPGRKDLKHIVIDGCNVAFSHGLKKFLLHLADQTGGVVVSNDNFREFVNESVSWREIFAKRSLQYTFVGDIFMVPDDPLGRKGPRLEEFLGKEGFVRDMQPLLSALPNVDWFSRSRNTQAANTRHQPPYGNLGASSGPWLPQQRHFSSLASIPGIQENGLMPAQRYSAETRELREAPLKTFHDSEQKQKIDKIMVAQPVLKDLNVLSGVVLDLSLG